From a single Brassica oleracea var. oleracea cultivar TO1000 chromosome C5, BOL, whole genome shotgun sequence genomic region:
- the LOC106295883 gene encoding uncharacterized protein LOC106295883: MEGGGGGSANELNGDSSADIAFDTTIEELCNNLCELQSSNQSPSRHSFGSYGDDESKIDSDLQHLALGEVHDLDITEDEEGEGEKEVAKPEDFDMARPPSAATKSTSSKLDTEKQVGKKNPNRPSSGLGNGARKKKAGTAKSQNGSEEPSSENVELARFLLNQARNLVSSGENINKALELTLRADKLFEASANNGKPCLEWIMCFHVTAAIHCRLKEYNEAIPLLERSIEIPVLEEGEEHALAKFAGLMQLGDTYAMVGQLENSISCYTEGLKIQTKVLGDNDPRVGETCRYLAEALVQALRFDEAEKVCQTALSIHRENGLPASLAEAADRRLMGLICETKGDHENALEHLVLASMAMAANGQESEVAFVDSSIGDSYLSLSRFDEAICAYQKSLTALKTAKGENHPAVGSVYIRLADLYNRTGKVREAKSYCDNALRIYESHSLEISPEEIASGLTDISVICESMNEVEQAVTLLQKALKIYTDSPGQKMMIAGIEAQMGVLYYMMGKYLESYNTFKRAVSKLRATGKKQSTFFGIALNQMGLACVQLDAIEEAVELFEEAKCILEQECGPYHPETLGLYNNLAGAYDAIGRLDDAIELLGHVVGAREEKLGTANPGTEEEKRRLVQLLKEAGKVTGRKAKSLQTLIDSDLMTSSALR; encoded by the exons ATGGAAGGAGGAGGAGGAGGGTCTGCTAACGAATTGAATGGCGATTCTAGTGCTGATATTGCGTTTGACACAACGATAGAGGAGCTTTGCAATAATCTTTGCGAATTGCAGAGTTCTAATCAGTCTCCATCAAGGCACAGCTTTGGATCTTACGGTGATGATGAGTCAAAGATCGACTCTGATCTCCAACACCTCGCTTTAGGAGAGGTGCATGATTTAGATATAACCGAAGATGAAGAAGGAGAAGGAGAAAAGGAAGTGGCAAAGCCTGAAGATTTCGATATGGCGAGACCACCAAGTGCTGCTACTAAGTCAACCTCCTCAAAGTTGGATACGGAGAAACAAGTCGGTAAGAAGAATCCGAACAGACCGAGCTCGGGACTTGGTAACGGCGCGAGGAAGAAGAAAGCAGGAACAGCAAAGTCACAAAACGGAAGCGAAGAGCCATCGTCTGAAAACGTGGAGCTGGCGCGTTTCTTACTGAACCAAGCGAGAAACTTGGTTAGTTCCGGCGAAAACATCAACAAAGCTCTCGAGCTAACTCTCCGAGCTGATAAGCTCTTTGAGGCTTCTGCAAACAACGGGAAGCCGTGTTTGGAATGGATCATGTGTTTCCACGTCACAGCAGCGATCCACTGCAGGTTAAAGGAGTACAACGAGGCGATCCCGCTTCTTGAACGTTCCATCGAGATTCCGGTTCTCGAAGAAGGCGAGGAGCACGCGCTAGCCAAATTCGCTGGTCTGATGCAGTTAGGCGACACTTACGCGATGGTGGGGCAGCTAGAGAACTCGATCTCCTGTTACACCGAGGGGTTGAAGATCCAGACGAAGGTTTTGGGAGACAACGATCCAAGAGTTGGTGAGACGTGCAGATACTTAGCTGAGGCTCTGGTGCAAGCGTTACGCTTCGACGAGGCTGAGAAGGTTTGTCAAACGGCTCTCTCTATACATAGAGAGAACGGCTTACCAGCTTCGCTCGCGGAGGCGGCGGATAGGAGGCTCATGGGACTTATATGCGAGACCAAAGGAGACCACGAGAACGCTTTGGAGCATTTGGTGTTAGCCAGCATGGCCATGGCTGCGAACGGACAAGAGTCCGAGGTTGCTTTTGTTGATTCCAGCATTGGTGACTCCTACTTGTCTTTGTCTCGGTTTGACGAAGCGATCTGTGCTTACCAGAAGTCTCTCACAGCGCTTAAGACAGCGAAGGGAGAGAATCATCCAGCCGTTGGTTCGGTTTACATCCGGTTAGCTGATCTCTATAACCGAACCGGGAAAGTGCGAGAAGCAAAGTCTTACTGTGACAACGCTCTTCGGATATACGAGTCGCATAGCCTAGAGATATCTCCCGAGGAGATTGCTAGCGGTCTTACGGATATCTCCGTGATCTGCGAGTCTATGAACGAGGTGGAACAAGCTGTGACGTTGCTGCAAAAGGCGCTGAAGATATACACCGATTCTCCTGGTCAGAAGATGATGATCGCGGGTATCGAAGCTCAGATGGGAGTGTTGTACTATATGATGGGGAAGTACTTGGAGTCGTACAACACGTTCAAGAGAGCCGTCTCGAAGCTGAGGGCGACGGGGAAGAAACAGTCGACGTTTTTCGGGATCGCGCTTAACCAGATGGGTTTAGCTTGCGTTCAGCTCGACGCGATAGAAGAGGCTGTTGAGTTGTTTGAAGAAGCCAAGTGTATTTTGGAACAAGAGTGTGGTCCTTATCATCCCGAAACGCTTGGATTGTACAACAACCTCGCAGGAGCTTATGATGCTATTGGCAG GCTGGATGATGCAATTGAGCTGCTAGGACATGTGGTTGGGGCTAGAGAGGAAAAGCTAGGGACAGCGAATCCCGGAACAGAAGAGGAGAAGAGAAGGTTGGTCCAACTTTTGAAAGAAGCTGGTAAGGTTACAGGAAGGAAAGCTAAATCCCTCCAGACTCTGATTGATTCTGATCTCATGACTTCCTCAGCTCTTCGTTAA
- the LOC106295375 gene encoding trans-cinnamate 4-monooxygenase produces the protein MDLLLLEKSLIAVFAAVVLATVISKLRGKKLKLPPGPMPIPIFGNWLQVGDDLNHRNLVDYAKKFGDLFLLRMGQRNLVVVSSPNLTKEVLHTQGVEFGSRTRNVVFDIFTGKGQDMVFTVYGEHWRKMRRIMTVPFFTNKVVQQNREGWEFEAASVVEDVKKNPDSATKGIVLRKRLQLMMYNNMFRIMFDRRFDSEDDPLFIRLKALNGERSRLAQSFEYNYGDFIPILRPFLRGYLKICQDVKDRRLALFKKYFVDERKQIASSKPTGSEGLKCAIDHILEAQQKGEINEDNVLYIVENINVAAIETTLWSIEWGIAELVNHPEIQSKLRNEIDTVLGPGVEVTEPELHKLPYLQAVIKETLRLRMAIPLLVPHMNLNDAKLAGYDIPAESKILVNAWWLANNPESWKKPEEFRPERFFEEEAHVEANGNDFKYVPFGVGRRSCPGIILALPILGITIGRLVQNFELLPPPGQSKVDTSEKGGQFSLHILQHSTIVMKPRSF, from the exons ATGGATCTTCTCTTGTTGGAGAAGTCTCTAATCGCCGTCTTCGCGGCGGTGGTTCTCGCCACCGTCATCTCCAAGCTCCGCGGCAAGAAGCTGAAGCTCCCTCCAGGTCCTATGCCGATTCCAATATTCGGAAACTGGCTCCAAGTCGGAGACGATCTAAACCACCGCAACCTCGTCGACTACGCTAAAAAATTCGGCGACCTCTTCCTCCTCAGGATGGGCCAGCGAAACCTAGTCGTCGTCTCCTCCCCGAACCTCACCAAAGAAGTCCTCCACACGCAGGGAGTCGAGTTCGGATCTCGAACGAGAAACGTCGTCTTCGACATCTTCACGGGCAAAGGGCAGGACATGGTGTTCACCGTCTACGGAGAGCACTGGCGCAAGATGAGGAGGATCATGACGGTTCCGTTCTTCACCAACAAGGTGGTTCAGCAGAACAGAGAAGGATGGGAGTTCGAAGCCGCGAGCGTGGTGGAGGATGTGAAGAAGAATCCTGACTCCGCCACGAAAGGGATCGTGTTGAGGAAACGCTTGCAGTTGATGATGTACAACAACATGTTCCGTATCATGTTCGATAGGAGGTTTGATAGTGAGGATGATCCGCTGTTTATAAGGCTTAAGGCCTTGAACGGAGAGAGGAGCAGGTTGGCTCAGAGCTTTGAGTATAACTACGGAGACTTCATCCCTATCCTTAGGCCGTTCCTTAGAGGCTACTTGAAGATCTGTCAAGATGTGAAAGATCGAAGACTCGCGCTATTCAAGAAGTACTTTGTTGATGAGAGGAA GCAAATCGCGAGTTCGAAGCCTACAGGAAGCGAAGGATTGAAATGCGCCATCGATCACATCCTTGAAGCTCAACAGAAGGGAGAGATCAACGAGGACAACGTTCTTTACATCGTTGAGAACATCAATGTCGCTG CTATTGAGACAACATTGTGGTCCATCGAATGGGGAATTGCGGAGCTAGTGAACCATCCTGAGATCCAAAGCAAGCTAAGGAACGAAATCGACACGGTTCTTGGACCAGGAGTTGAAGTCACGGAGCCTGAGCTTCACAAGCTTCCATACCTCCAAGCCGTGATCAAGGAAACACTTCGTCTAAGAATGGCTATTCCTCTCCTCGTCCCTCACATGAACCTCAACGACGCTAAGCTCGCTGGCTACGACATCCCCGCGGAAAGCAAGATCCTGGTCAATGCCTGGTGGCTAGCGAACAACCCTGAGAGCTGGAAGAAGCCTGAAGAGTTTAGGCCCGAGAGGTTCTTTGAAGAAGAGGCACACGTGGAAGCGAACGGTAATGACTTTAAGTATGTGCCGTTTGGTGTTGGACGTAGAAGCTGTCCGGGGATTATATTGGCGTTGCCTATTCTGGGAATCACGATTGGTAGGTTGGTGCAGAACTTCGAGCTTCTTCCTCCTCCGGGACAGTCTAAAGTGGATACTTCTGAGAAAGGTGGACAGTTCAGCTTGCACATCCTTCAACATTCCACCATCGTAATGAAGCCAAGGTCCTTTTAA